The nucleotide window GCAAGAAGCGCGACGACGGCCGCCGCGCCGGCGCCGCACGCCGCGGAAAACAGATGCACACGCAGGGTGAAATCGAGAAACGCGGTGAGGTACGTGAACAGTTTGGCCGCGACGATGTAAACGGGAAAACCCGGCTCGTACGGCACACCCAGGTCGCGGATCGCCGCGAGGAACAGGCCGGAGTCCTGCCAGCCCACCGTGCGCGGCGCGGTGATCGCATAAACCGCGAACGCCGGCACGAAGACCGACGCGGCAAGGACGATGTTGCCCCGGCGCGTCACGCGGCGGGCGCGGCCATGAGAACGAGCGTCCGCCGGCGCGCGGCCAGATCCTTCGCTTCGCTCAGGATGACGTCGTCCGTCAGGATGACATTATCCGTGGAAAAACAATTCTGCGATTCCATTCCCAATTCGCAATTCCCCACTCCCAATTCACATTGCGATTCCATTCCGCATTCCGCACTCCGCACTCCGCATTATTCGAACATCTCCCCCTGGCCCCAGCTCGACGGCGACGCGCCCATCACGAAACGCAGCTCGCCGCCCGCCGCGACATCCGCGTGTGCGATCCACGGCTCGGTCAGCGGCTCGTCGTTCAGCGTCGCGGACTGCACGTAGATGTTGGTGTCCGACGTGTTCTCCGCGACGATCGACAGCGTCTTGCCCGGGCCAACGCGCACGTCCGCGCGCGGGAAGATCGGCGAGCCGATGAAGTAATACGGCGAACACGGCGCGATCGGATACAGCCCGAGCGCGGAAAACACGTACCACGCCGAGAGCGTGCCGCCGTCGTCGTTGCCGTAGATGCCGTCGGGCGTTTCGTCGTAGTGCGTCGTCATGATCCAGCGCGCCCACTTCGCCGCGAGATCGGGCCGGCCGGCCGCGCTGAAAAGATACGCCGCGTGAATGTCCGGCTCGTTGCCGTGGTAGTAGTGCAGATCCGGCAGGATCATCCACACCTCGTCGAGCGTCGCCGTGAAGAAGGCGTCGAGTTCGCTGACGAAATCGTCCACGCCGCCGAACAGATCGACAAGCCCCGGCACGTCGTGCGGCGCGTACCAGCGCCAGTGCCGTGCGTTGCCCTCCGTGTATTCCTCATACCACAGCCACCATTCGGCAAACGGCTCGGGCGTGAAATCTCCGATCGAATCGCGCCCGCGAAAATGTTTCGTCGCCGGATCCCACAGATTCGCGTAGTTCCCCGCGCGATCCATGAACAGGTCGCGATCGGCGGTTTCGCCGAGATGATCGGCCATTTGCGCGAGGCAGAAATCGTCGTAGGCGTACTCCTGCGTCTTCGATACGGAGCCGCTCGTCACATCCGACGGCACCCAGCCAAGCAGCATGTATTCGTCAAGCCCGCTGCGCCCGCCGTACGGCACATCGCCGACCGCGTGCAAGCGCAGGCCGTCGTACGCCTCCTGCACATCGAAACCGTCGATGCCCTTCACGAGCGCCTCCGCGATGACCGAATCGGAGTGCGTTCCGATCATGCTGCCCGCGTCGCCAAGGCCCGCGGCCCAGCGCGGATACGAGCCGCCCTCGTCGTTCATCGCCATGAGCGAGTGCACGAAATCGAGCGCGATCTCCGGGCGCAAAAGCGCCATCGCCGGATGCAGCGTGCGGTACGTGTCCCACAGCGAGAAGTCGGTGTAGTACGTAAAGCCCGTCGCGGTGTGCACCGCGCGATCGAAGCCGCGATATTCGCCGCCCTCTTCCGTGAACGATGTCGGCAGCACGTAGAGATGGTAGAGCGCGGTGTAGAAGACCGTGCGCGTCACGTCGTCGCCGCCGTACACGATGACGTCGGAAAGGATGTCGTTCCACGCATCGACCGCGTCACTCTCCGTGCCGTCGAAATCGAAAAGAGTCATCTGCGCGTTAAGGTTTTCGCGCGCCTTTTCGACGCTGATAAACGAGATGCCGACCTTCGCGGTCACGCTCGTCGTGCCCGGAGCGAATCCGACGTACGCGCCGCAGTCCGCGCCGGATTCCGTCGTGCCGCCCGGATCGCGCACATCATTGGCGAACGTGCCGTGGCTTGCGATCGTCTCCGAGAAACGCACGACGAAATACGTCGGCAGCCCGTCGGTGCGCCCGGTGAATCCCTGGCGCATGTCGGTCATGCCGAAAACCTCGCCCGCGCCGGTGTCGATGGTGATCTCCGCCTCGCCGGTCGCGGACGGGTCGTTCGCGAAGGTCGCGTCGATGACGACGTGCGGATCGCCGCCGCCGGTGGGGAACGTGTAGCGGTGCACGCCCGCGTTAATCGTGCTCGTCAACTCGACGTCGATGCCGAACCGTTCGAGCGTCACCTTATAGTAGCCCGGCCGCGCGACCTCCGTGGCGTGGTCGTATTTCGAGCGATAGCCCGCGTCGGTGATGCGTTCGTCGGAAATGCCGAGAACGGGCATGAGGTTCACGTTCGCCAGGTCCGTGACGCCGGTGCCCGGCAGGTGCGTGTGCGAGAAGCCGCGAATCCAGCCGTCGTAATAGTAATACCCGCCGGCGTGCATCTTCGTGATGATGAGGTCGTTGATCGACGTGTCCGGTCCGAGTTTCACCGGTGCGTTCGGCAGCATCGGCCCAGGATTCAACGCGCCCATGCCGTAGATCCATCCGCCCGTGCCGATCAGCGGATCGACGTACTGTGCGGGATTGTCGACGGGCAGGTCGTCGTCCAGGTCGTCGTCGAAATCGTCGTCATCGCTCGTATCGTCGTCATCGGCGGATGTGTCGTCATCGTCGTCGTCGTCGTCATCGTCGTCGCCGGTGTCGTCGTCCGCGTCGTCGTCGGCGGCGGTGTCGTCGTCATCCGCGGACGTGTCGTCGTCATCGTCGTCGCCGCACGAGCAGCCGCCGGAAAACGCGAGCGCGAACGCGAGCAGCGCGAGGAACACGATGGACCGAATGGACTTGATGGACATTATGGACAATTCCTCTGTCGCGCTTTGGATTGACGGAACCCCGGCATGGGGCGGTATCGACCGCGCACTCCGCTGCGCTTCCCTCGGCGGCCGCTCGGGACTTGCGGCCCTGAAAAGAAGCTCCACGTTCGGCGTTGCCGACCGCGCACTCCGCTGCGCTGCGTTTGCGGCTCGGACATCAGTCCAGCGCGATCGGCGCAAGCGCGTTCGCGTTGGCGTTGCCGTCCGCGTCCGTCGCGTCGCCGGCGCGAATCTCGACCGTCGCGTCCGCGTACGAA belongs to bacterium and includes:
- a CDS encoding DUF2723 domain-containing protein, which produces MTRRGNIVLAASVFVPAFAVYAITAPRTVGWQDSGLFLAAIRDLGVPYEPGFPVYIVAAKLFTYLTAFLDFTLRVHLFSAACGAGAAAVVALLA
- a CDS encoding GH92 family glycosyl hydrolase, producing the protein MSIKSIRSIVFLALLAFALAFSGGCSCGDDDDDDTSADDDDTAADDDADDDTGDDDDDDDDDDDTSADDDDTSDDDDFDDDLDDDLPVDNPAQYVDPLIGTGGWIYGMGALNPGPMLPNAPVKLGPDTSINDLIITKMHAGGYYYYDGWIRGFSHTHLPGTGVTDLANVNLMPVLGISDERITDAGYRSKYDHATEVARPGYYKVTLERFGIDVELTSTINAGVHRYTFPTGGGDPHVVIDATFANDPSATGEAEITIDTGAGEVFGMTDMRQGFTGRTDGLPTYFVVRFSETIASHGTFANDVRDPGGTTESGADCGAYVGFAPGTTSVTAKVGISFISVEKARENLNAQMTLFDFDGTESDAVDAWNDILSDVIVYGGDDVTRTVFYTALYHLYVLPTSFTEEGGEYRGFDRAVHTATGFTYYTDFSLWDTYRTLHPAMALLRPEIALDFVHSLMAMNDEGGSYPRWAAGLGDAGSMIGTHSDSVIAEALVKGIDGFDVQEAYDGLRLHAVGDVPYGGRSGLDEYMLLGWVPSDVTSGSVSKTQEYAYDDFCLAQMADHLGETADRDLFMDRAGNYANLWDPATKHFRGRDSIGDFTPEPFAEWWLWYEEYTEGNARHWRWYAPHDVPGLVDLFGGVDDFVSELDAFFTATLDEVWMILPDLHYYHGNEPDIHAAYLFSAAGRPDLAAKWARWIMTTHYDETPDGIYGNDDGGTLSAWYVFSALGLYPIAPCSPYYFIGSPIFPRADVRVGPGKTLSIVAENTSDTNIYVQSATLNDEPLTEPWIAHADVAAGGELRFVMGASPSSWGQGEMFE